In Anolis carolinensis isolate JA03-04 chromosome 4, rAnoCar3.1.pri, whole genome shotgun sequence, the genomic window ttaccagcagtattaacagaagtaaaagtaacccatataacagtatatacttacatagtgctaaatgctttcactgagtgactctgcttgtggtgatttcaactgcgagtaattctggaggttcactcaagggtttttaaagagtacttgaaggtttaaaggaaacagctaaaattaagtgattcattaagtccctgaggggaaaaggttttaaacttaaagatccagtacatttccctttgggataatagtttttccaagtccatgaaaggtttttgagagatgcattccagaacacaaaatttaaatgaggtaggtgaatgtttgtattgggtgaagtgtgaatataaaagagattctgtagataaatttttgattctggatttatgttcagagattctgattctcaaggatctggttgtttttccaatataccagagatcacagtcacatgtcaagaggtagattacattgttgctattacaagtagaaaaatgttttagtgtggtgcccactttgttcctatgattatatatctccttagtcttccaagattgaggacaacacttacagtgaccacaaggataatggcctctcagggtgctcttTGGTGTACTAATAGGAGTGgttaaatctgtatggattaaatattctctaatatttttagtacgcctgtttccaaaaataggtaatttatcgCAACCTGGaatatcttgaagaagatgccagtgtttttttataatttggattatgtgtttggagtaatgtgataattcttgtgtccagataatttgatttttagttggtttagcagattctttcagtagggtggttctatcagttttttcagctttaattaatgcctttttgatgacatgtttaggatagcctctacttctaaactcctggcttaaggtcaggctttcatgaatgaaatgttcattagagcttgagttacgctttagtctaagtagttgtgaaaatggaagattggtctttaaaccaaagtggtggaagctgttataatgaagaaaagaattcttatctgatggttttctgaagttcttgaccaacagtttgttatgatgtttatacacagtaacatctaaaaaattgatatgtgacaggttgagatgactggtaaatttaatagacgtatgtatagtgttaatccaattagagaatcctactgcggcttcagttgttttaaatactatgaatatatcatcaatgaatcggccatagtatattatattagaatagtacatatttaaagatggattaTGCAATATAGTGTTTTCTAAATGTGCCATGAATAGATTGGCAATCGATGGAGCTAACGGACTTCCCATAGCGACACCGAAGGTCTGAAagtaaaattggttttgaaaacgGAAATAATTTTTCTCTAGTACTATATCTAACAAGTCCATCAAGAAGTGTGTAGGTGGTTGCAACTTTGTTCTCCTACGAAGGATATTTTCTATAATGGTACGAGCCTCATCTAGTGGAATGTTAGTATAGAGTGAGGTGACATCAATCGTAACTAAAATGCTGTCCTCCTCAATATTGAGATTTTCTACGATATTAATGAAGTGCTTTGTGTCTTTAATGTAGGAATCACAGAGAGGGACAAATGGTTGGCAAAAGGAGTCTAGATATTTAGCAACTGGTTCCAATACAGAAGATGAACCAGAAATAATAGGTCGGCCTGGGGGTGGAATGATGCCTTTATGAATCTTAGGAAGAATATAAAAGATAGGTATCCTAGGGAAGTCATTTTGTAAGTATTTAAATGTAGAAGAAGAGATAAATCCCATGGATAATCCCTCTTGACACACCACCCTAATAAGGGACTGAATGTGTTTAGTGGGGTCTGTTGCAATAGGTTGGTAGAATTTACTATTTGATAACTGGAGGTTGACTTCCTTAATATAATCTCTTTTGTTAAGTAATACTATAGCTCCCCCTTTATCTGCTGGTTTCCAGACTACCTCTTTGAGGTTGCTCAATTTGACCAGAGTGGTTCTTTCTAATTCTGATAAATTTGAGTGGTATGGTTGTCTACGAGTAGTTAGCTTGTTAAAGTCCCTCTCTACAGCTTTTTCAAAGCATTTAATGTAAATGTTATCTGTGGAAGGGCAGAAGGTACTTTTGGGTTTGAAAGGATCTGTGGTTGTGTTGGATATGCTGTCTTTAAACATGTCTCTTAAGCGGATGGTTCTAAATAGCTTGAATAAATCTATTCGTGCTCGAAATGCATTAAATTTAGGGGTGGGAACAAATGATAGACCTTTGTTTACTATTGACCTTTCTACATCAGATAACTTATAATCGGATAAATTAACAATCAGGTTCGGTGTCTCCGATTTCGGTCCCttggaaaaaaaattgaggatgaggatgatggtaGAGTCCTATTCTTATGTCTGGAGGATCTTCTTAAAGGTGGTGAGTCAGAGACTTCAGAGCTTTCAGTTGTCCTTCCTGGGTCTTCCTCGGTAGAGGAGTCTGTAAATTGAGGATGGAATCTGACTTTTCTCTTAGAGGAAACTTGATCTTTGTCCAATAACCATGGGTAGACTCGATTGGACTGGTAATCATGACGATCTCTTTcaaactttttaattttaaattcctTCACCTGATTGTACAGGTCACTACATTTTTTGTCAAGAGTCTCCAACATGGTAGCAGAGGTTGTATCTTTCGTAATGTTTTCCATGAGATTGgtaattttattttctccatCCTTAATGGTGGCATTGGATTTCATAATCAATAATGCCATCAGATCCAAGGaacatttgtttaaaattttAACCCATTGTTGTAAAAAATCTTTATCTTCTTTGAACATGCCAGGTGGTTTATATATCCTTAATCCTCTGGGGatcatattgtgttttatataatcAGCTAATGTGGATGCATGGAGATCCAAAcgaatgtttctttttttcaatttttctaaaTCATAAAGTAAATTGCTGGTCTGGGAGGACTCAGCTGCTGGTACATGGTCAATGACCGACCTGTTTTTAGTAAGAGACATAATATCTTCTTTATCAAAGCTCAATGTACCGAGCCAGTCATCCATAGTGATATGGCTAAGTtactatacaaagtcccagaatac contains:
- the LOC134298951 gene encoding uncharacterized protein LOC134298951 translates to MFKDSISNTTTDPFKPKSTFCPSTDNIYIKCFEKAVERDFNKLTTRRQPYHSNLSELERTTLVKLSNLKEVVWKPADKGGAIVLLNKRDYIKEVNLQLSNSKFYQPIATDPTKHIQSLIRVVCQEGLSMGFISSSTFKYLQNDFPRIPIFYILPKIHKGIIPPPGRPIISGSSSVLEPVAKYLDSFCQPFVPLCDSYIKDTKHFINIVENLNIEEDSILVTIDVTSLYTNIPLDEARTIIENILRRRTKLQPPTHFLMDLLDIVLEKNYFRFQNQFYFQTFGVAMGSPLAPSIANLFMAHLENTILHNPSLNMYYSNIIYYGRFIDDIFIVFKTTEAAVGFSNWINTIHTSIKFTSHLNLSHINFLDVTVYKHHNKLLVKNFRKPSDKNSFLHYNSFHHFGLKTNLPFSQLLRLKRNSSSNEHFIHESLTLSQEFRSRGYPKHVIKKALIKAEKTDRTTLLKESAKPTKNQIIWTQELSHYSKHIIQIIKKHWHLLQDIPGCDKLPIFGNRRTKNIREYLIHTDLTTPISTPKSTLRGHYPCGHCKCCPQSWKTKEIYNHRNKVGTTLKHFSTCNSNNVIYLLTCDCDLWYIGKTTRSLRIRISEHKSRIKNLSTESLLYSHFTQYKHSPTSFKFCVLECISQKPFMDLEKLLSQREMYWIFKFKTFSPQGLNESLNFSCFL